A DNA window from Allokutzneria albata contains the following coding sequences:
- a CDS encoding MFS transporter: MTTMVPLRRNRNYTILWTSQALAEVGFSATSFAFPLLALLITGSPVVAGAIVAVESLGQVLVGLPAGALVDRWDRKKIMVCCEAVQAVSLGSLVAALFADVVTVPHLVVVAAVMGVCRALFEPAEDACLPNLVAESQLSTAIGLNAARSALGDSGGKALGGVLYGLNRAFPFLLDMITHVIGFFALMFLRVPPRERVRPGTPHLGREIVEGLRWVWQRKEIRVTTICAAVLNMFFAGFYLVVLVLAHGRRIPEAELGFMAAMLGVGGIVGSLFAPALCERLSPYLSIVGVFWGVTLLAPLTLLFANGYLIGVLFGLMALLAPTANTTISTHQMLITPDELRGRLGSVLTLVVGAAFGIGSLAGGQLAAALPPTAAVLTCTGGIAVVTLLVTLNPTLRRYPART, from the coding sequence ATGACCACCATGGTTCCGCTGCGCCGCAACAGGAACTACACGATCCTGTGGACCAGCCAGGCCCTGGCCGAGGTCGGCTTCAGCGCGACGTCGTTCGCCTTCCCGCTGCTGGCGCTGCTGATCACCGGCTCGCCCGTGGTGGCGGGCGCGATCGTCGCGGTGGAATCGCTCGGCCAGGTGCTGGTCGGCCTGCCCGCGGGCGCGCTGGTCGACCGCTGGGACCGCAAGAAGATCATGGTGTGCTGCGAGGCGGTGCAGGCGGTCTCGCTCGGCAGCCTGGTCGCGGCGCTGTTCGCCGACGTCGTGACGGTGCCGCACCTGGTGGTGGTCGCGGCGGTGATGGGCGTCTGCCGCGCGCTGTTCGAACCCGCCGAGGACGCGTGCCTGCCCAACCTGGTCGCGGAGAGCCAGCTGTCCACGGCGATCGGGCTCAACGCGGCGCGCAGCGCGCTCGGTGACTCCGGCGGCAAGGCGCTCGGCGGTGTCCTCTACGGACTGAACCGCGCCTTTCCCTTCCTCCTCGACATGATCACGCACGTGATCGGTTTCTTCGCACTGATGTTCCTGCGCGTTCCGCCGCGCGAACGCGTCAGGCCCGGGACACCGCACCTCGGCCGCGAGATCGTCGAGGGGCTGCGGTGGGTGTGGCAGCGCAAGGAGATCCGCGTGACCACGATCTGCGCGGCCGTGCTGAACATGTTCTTCGCGGGCTTCTACCTGGTCGTCCTGGTCCTGGCGCACGGACGCCGGATCCCCGAGGCGGAGCTGGGGTTCATGGCGGCGATGCTGGGCGTCGGCGGGATCGTGGGCTCGCTGTTCGCGCCCGCGCTGTGCGAGCGGCTGAGCCCCTACCTGTCCATCGTCGGCGTGTTCTGGGGCGTGACCCTGCTGGCCCCGTTGACGCTGCTGTTCGCCAACGGCTACCTGATCGGTGTCCTCTTCGGACTGATGGCCCTGCTCGCCCCGACCGCGAACACCACGATCAGCACGCACCAGATGCTGATCACGCCGGACGAGCTGCGCGGCAGGCTGGGCAGCGTGCTGACGCTCGTCGTCGGCGCCGCGTTCGGCATCGGCTCCCTCGCCGGCGGGCAGCTCGCCGCGGCGCTGCCCCCCACCGCGGCGGTGCTGACCTGCACCGGAGGGATCGCGGTGGTCACGCTCCTGGTGACGCTGAACCCGACTCTGCGCCGCTATCCCGCACGGACTTGA
- the mnhG gene encoding monovalent cation/H(+) antiporter subunit G has product MNVLSAIFLLAGALFCVLGAVGMLRLPDVPSRLQAATKPQTLGLLLILVGTALQLPPSYAVGLALVALFQVLTAPVLSQFLGRAAYRTGAVDESTLLCDDLKSVRDSGAESGSASPGA; this is encoded by the coding sequence ATGAACGTGCTCTCCGCGATCTTCCTGCTCGCCGGGGCCCTGTTCTGCGTGCTCGGCGCGGTGGGCATGCTGCGGCTGCCGGACGTGCCGAGCCGCCTGCAGGCCGCGACCAAGCCGCAGACCCTGGGACTGCTGCTGATCCTCGTGGGCACGGCGTTGCAGCTGCCCCCGTCGTACGCGGTGGGGCTGGCGCTGGTCGCGCTGTTCCAGGTGCTGACCGCTCCGGTGCTCTCGCAGTTCCTCGGGCGCGCCGCCTACCGCACGGGCGCGGTGGACGAGTCGACTCTGCTGTGCGACGACCTCAAGTCCGTGCGGGATAGCGGCGCAGAGTCGGGTTCAGCGTCACCAGGAGCGTGA
- a CDS encoding monovalent cation/H+ antiporter complex subunit F, with protein sequence MSVVFTITFGLLVLAGALTLVRLVRGPRTLDRILAVDVLVVLIACGVAVEMAQSGRPMNIALLLAITLLGFLGSIGAVRLIEGRKDHR encoded by the coding sequence ATGAGCGTTGTCTTCACGATCACCTTCGGGCTGCTGGTGCTGGCAGGCGCGCTGACGCTGGTCCGGCTGGTGCGCGGGCCGAGGACGCTGGACCGCATCCTCGCCGTGGACGTGCTGGTGGTGCTCATCGCGTGCGGGGTCGCGGTGGAGATGGCGCAGTCGGGGCGGCCGATGAACATCGCGCTGCTGCTGGCGATCACCCTGCTGGGCTTCCTCGGCTCGATCGGCGCGGTCCGGCTCATCGAGGGCAGGAAGGACCACCGATGA
- a CDS encoding Na+/H+ antiporter subunit E — protein MISTFAWLVLVWLMLWGSADIGLVLLGAVVAAGVLLLYPLPPVRSRLLRRPHRLVGLGAYLVADLVSSGLRVAWDALRYGRKVRAAVVAVPVLSDEDYVIATAANLLSLGPGKFVLQLDRRERVFYVYALGVRSDAEVDRARADVLGLQRRVIKAFGEPG, from the coding sequence ATGATCTCGACGTTCGCGTGGCTGGTCCTGGTGTGGCTGATGCTGTGGGGCTCCGCCGACATCGGGTTGGTGCTGCTCGGCGCGGTGGTGGCGGCGGGCGTGCTCCTGCTCTACCCGCTGCCCCCGGTGCGGTCGCGGCTGCTGCGGCGCCCGCACCGCCTGGTCGGGCTCGGGGCGTACCTGGTCGCGGACCTGGTGTCCTCCGGGCTCAGGGTCGCGTGGGACGCGCTGCGGTACGGGCGGAAGGTCCGCGCGGCGGTGGTCGCGGTGCCCGTTCTGTCGGACGAGGACTACGTGATCGCCACCGCGGCGAACCTGCTGTCGTTGGGGCCGGGCAAGTTCGTGCTCCAGCTGGATCGGCGCGAGCGGGTCTTCTACGTCTACGCGCTCGGGGTGCGGTCGGACGCGGAGGTGGACCGCGCGCGGGCGGACGTGCTCGGCCTGCAACGCCGGGTGATCAAGGCATTCGGGGAGCCGGGATGA
- a CDS encoding Na+/H+ antiporter subunit D, translating to MSILVALPVLLPLLAAALSLAFNTFPRVQRVLGVIVLSAIVVDAAVLLAHVDRAGPVVLRMGGYSPPIGITLIADRLSALLLLVSAVVTLAVLVFSIGQRITDYGRDTASNTFHPMYLVLCSGVALCYVTGDLFTLFVGFEIMLSASYVLITRRTTAQRVRAGMTYVIVSLTSSLLFITMIALVYAATGTVNLADLADKVAALPPGIRTSLGLFTVVVFGIKAALVPLHFWLPDSYPTAPAPVTAVFAGLLTKVGVYALIRTQTLIFTSEAIWTLLLVIALVTMIVGALGALAQNDINRMMSFLLVSHIGYMLFGLALYTGIGLTGVILYVVHHITVQASLFLVGGLITRHTGTVSLRAMSGVATAYPLVAVLFAIPALSLAGVPPFSGFVAKIALLRAGAESATFTAYLVTGGAVLTSLLSLYAVTKIWVGAFWGKTQPPYEDPDPTDEVTVGTGNTSRGMVTATAALVAAGVAIAVFAGPLAGVSGRAANDLIDGKSYREAVLGAAR from the coding sequence GTGAGCATCCTGGTCGCGCTGCCCGTCCTGCTTCCCCTGCTCGCGGCCGCGTTGTCGTTGGCGTTCAACACCTTTCCCCGCGTGCAGCGGGTGCTCGGCGTGATCGTGCTGTCGGCGATCGTGGTCGACGCGGCGGTGCTGCTGGCGCACGTCGACCGCGCGGGACCGGTGGTGCTGCGGATGGGCGGCTACAGCCCGCCGATCGGGATCACCCTGATCGCCGACCGGCTCTCCGCGTTGCTGCTGCTGGTCTCCGCCGTGGTGACGCTGGCCGTGCTGGTCTTCTCGATCGGCCAGCGGATCACCGACTACGGCAGGGACACCGCGTCGAACACCTTCCACCCCATGTACCTCGTGCTGTGCTCCGGGGTGGCGCTCTGCTACGTCACCGGCGACCTGTTCACGCTGTTCGTCGGCTTCGAGATCATGCTGTCCGCCTCCTACGTGCTGATCACCAGGCGCACCACGGCACAGCGGGTCCGCGCGGGCATGACCTACGTGATCGTCAGCCTGACCTCCTCGCTGCTGTTCATCACGATGATCGCGCTGGTCTACGCGGCGACGGGCACGGTGAACCTGGCCGACCTGGCGGACAAGGTGGCCGCGCTGCCGCCGGGCATCCGGACCAGCCTCGGGCTGTTCACCGTGGTGGTCTTCGGCATCAAGGCGGCGTTGGTGCCACTGCACTTCTGGCTGCCGGACAGCTATCCCACCGCGCCCGCGCCGGTCACCGCGGTGTTCGCCGGACTGCTGACCAAGGTCGGCGTGTACGCGCTGATCCGGACCCAGACGCTGATCTTCACCAGCGAGGCGATCTGGACGCTGCTGCTGGTGATCGCCCTGGTGACGATGATCGTCGGGGCACTGGGCGCGCTCGCGCAGAACGACATCAACCGGATGATGTCCTTCCTGCTGGTCAGCCACATCGGCTACATGCTGTTCGGGCTCGCGCTCTACACCGGGATCGGGCTGACCGGCGTGATCCTCTACGTGGTGCACCACATCACCGTGCAGGCGTCGCTGTTCCTGGTCGGTGGTCTGATCACCCGGCACACCGGAACCGTGTCGCTGCGCGCGATGTCGGGTGTGGCCACGGCCTACCCGCTGGTGGCGGTGCTCTTCGCGATCCCGGCGCTGAGCCTGGCCGGGGTGCCGCCGTTCTCCGGATTCGTCGCCAAGATCGCGTTGCTGCGGGCGGGTGCGGAGTCGGCGACCTTCACCGCGTACCTGGTGACCGGCGGCGCGGTGCTGACCAGCCTGCTCAGCCTGTACGCGGTGACCAAGATCTGGGTCGGCGCGTTCTGGGGCAAGACCCAGCCGCCGTACGAGGATCCCGATCCCACCGACGAGGTCACCGTGGGCACCGGGAACACCTCGCGCGGCATGGTCACCGCGACCGCGGCGCTCGTCGCCGCCGGGGTGGCGATCGCCGTGTTCGCGGGACCGCTGGCCGGGGTCAGCGGGCGCGCCGCGAACGACCTGATCGACGGGAAGTCCTACCGCGAGGCCGTGCTGGGGGCCGCCCGATGA
- a CDS encoding Na(+)/H(+) antiporter subunit C — MTVNTTMAVLLAGLYSVGFYLLMQRSLMRVILGIVVLGHGANLFLQVAGGPPGVPPFAGLAEPQAMVDPLPQAMALTAIVITFALTTFLLALAFRSFVLLGHDEVQDDVEDRRVGTTAERNDLVQEAAP; from the coding sequence GTGACGGTCAACACCACCATGGCGGTCCTGCTGGCCGGGCTCTACTCCGTCGGGTTCTACCTGCTGATGCAGCGCTCGCTGATGCGGGTGATCCTGGGCATCGTCGTCCTCGGCCACGGCGCCAACCTGTTCCTCCAGGTCGCGGGCGGACCGCCCGGGGTGCCGCCGTTCGCCGGGCTGGCCGAGCCGCAGGCCATGGTGGACCCGCTGCCCCAGGCCATGGCCTTGACGGCGATCGTGATCACCTTCGCGCTGACCACCTTCCTGCTGGCGCTGGCCTTCCGGTCGTTCGTGCTGCTCGGGCACGACGAGGTGCAGGACGACGTCGAGGACCGCCGCGTCGGCACCACGGCCGAGCGCAACGACCTCGTGCAGGAGGCGGCCCCGTGA
- a CDS encoding MnhB domain-containing protein encodes MSREPWWEWDAPRERWLLTERDCNGWPRSLLLEVCARIVFPTVLVLSVYLLFAGHNNSGGGFTGGLVAGLAFVLRYLAGGKVELSAVVRVRPPVVIGTGLSIAVITALVPALFGLPVLTTAVWPLGPVKIVTSLFLDVGVYLLIVGVVVDLLGTLGVSLEEDR; translated from the coding sequence ATGAGCCGGGAACCGTGGTGGGAGTGGGACGCACCGCGCGAGCGGTGGCTGCTCACCGAGCGGGACTGCAACGGCTGGCCGAGGTCGCTGCTGCTGGAGGTGTGCGCGCGGATCGTGTTCCCGACGGTGCTCGTGCTGTCGGTGTACCTGCTCTTCGCCGGGCACAACAACAGCGGCGGCGGGTTCACCGGCGGACTGGTCGCCGGGCTGGCGTTCGTCCTGCGCTACCTCGCGGGCGGCAAGGTCGAGCTGTCCGCGGTGGTCAGGGTGCGCCCGCCGGTGGTGATCGGCACCGGCCTGAGCATCGCCGTGATCACCGCGCTGGTGCCCGCCCTGTTCGGCCTCCCGGTGCTCACCACGGCCGTGTGGCCGCTCGGGCCGGTCAAGATCGTCACCAGCCTGTTCCTGGACGTGGGCGTCTACCTGCTGATCGTGGGCGTGGTGGTCGACCTGCTCGGCACGCTCGGCGTGAGCCTGGAGGAGGACCGGTGA